The Camelina sativa cultivar DH55 chromosome 14, Cs, whole genome shotgun sequence genome includes a window with the following:
- the LOC104741631 gene encoding probable pectate lyase 4 → MPRVRRGYAHVANNRYEKWQMYAIGGSADPIIYSEGNYFVAPDKRSSKQVTKRMTTGADSKKWKWSTSKDVFMNGAFFVPSGGAVKPLYKGGEAFPVAHGSLVPSLTSSAGPLRCYAGRIC, encoded by the exons ATGCCTag GGTGAGGAGAGGGTATGCGCATGTAGCAAACAATAGATACGAGAAATGGCAAATGTATGCGATCGGGGGAAGTGCCGATCCAATTATCTATAGTGAAGGCAACTACTTCGTTGCTCCCGACAAGCGTAGCAGTAAACAG GTGACGAAGAGAATGACAACTGGAGCTGATTCTAAAAAATGGAAATGGAGTACGTCTAAAGACGTTTTCATGAATGGAGCTTTCTTCGTGCCGTCTGGTGGAGCAGTCAAGCCGTTGTACAAAGGAGGAGAGGCGTTTCCGGTGGCCCACGGCTCTCTCGTCCCTTCTCTTACTTCCTCCGCCGGTCCTCTCCGTTGCTACGCCGGTAGAATTTGCTAA
- the LOC104741633 gene encoding probable pectate lyase 4, translated as MDSLVITISLLFAIFASPLVESAYNHSNGYTLAKVSLNPIDACWRRNPKWATSRQALAHCAVGYGKAALGGKNGPIYVVTDPSDDPVKPKPGTLRYAVVQPKPLWITFARDMVIVLKSELYVNSYKTIDGRGAKVEIGNGPCIRMKLVKHVIIHGISIHDCKPGPKEKLDGDGIRVFQSSHIWIDHCFLSRSQDGLIDVIFLSTAVTISNNYFTQHDKVMLLGHDDKFMGDKIMRVTIAFNYFGPGLIERMPRVRRGYAHVANNRYEKWQMYAIGGSADPIIYSEGNYFVAPDKRSSKQVTKRMTTGADSKKWKWSTSKDVFMNGAFFVPSGGAVKPLYKGGEAFPVAHGSLVPSLTSSAGPLRCYAGRIC; from the exons ATGGATTCTCTCGTAATAACAATTTCACTTCTCTTTGCAATTTTCGCTTCTCCTCTTGTAGAGTCTGCTTATAATCATAGTAATGGTTACACCCTCGCGAAGGTATCACTAAATCCAATTGATGCTTGCTGGCGAAGAAACCCTAAATGGGCGACTAGCCGTCAAGCTCTTGCACATTGCGCGGTAGGGTACGGAAAAGCTGCGTTAGGGGGCAAAAACGGTCCGATCTACGTGGTTACAGACCCATCAGACGACCCTGTAAAACCTAAACCTGGAACGCTAAGATATGCAGTGGTCCAACCAAAACCGCTATGGATCACATTCGCACGTGACATGGTGATAGTGTTGAAAAGCGAGCTCTATGTGAACAGCTACAAGACGATAGACGGGAGAGGGGCAAAAGTTGAAATAGGCAACGGGCCGTGTATAAGGATGAAACTTGTGAAACATGTCATTATACATGGGATAAGTATCCATGATTGTAAACCAGGTCCGAAGGAAAAATTGGATGGTGACGGTATCCGCGTTTTCCAATCTTCACATATTTGGATCGATCATTGTTTCTTGTCTCGGAGCCAAGATGGTTTGATCGATGTGATTTTTTTGTCTACGGCTGTCACTATCTCTAATAACTATTTCACGCAGCATGATAAA GTGATGTTACTCGGACATGATGACAAGTTTATGGGAGATAAGATCATGAGAGTTACAATTGCATTCAACTATTTTGGACCAGGTCTCATTGAGAGAATGCCTag GGTGAGGAGAGGGTACGCGCATGTAGCAAACAATAGATACGAGAAATGGCAAATGTATGCGATCGGAGGAAGTGCCGATCCAATTATCTATAGTGAAGGCAACTACTTCGTTGCTCCCGACAAGCGTAGCAGTAAACAG GTGACGAAGAGAATGACAACTGGAGCTGATTCTAAAAAATGGAAATGGAGTACGTCTAAAGACGTTTTCATGAATGGAGCTTTCTTCGTGCCGTCTGGTGGAGCAGTCAAGCCGTTGTACAAAGGAGGAGAGGCGTTTCCGGTGGCCCACGGCTCTCTCGTCCCTTCTCTTACTTCCTCCGCCGGTCCTCTCCGTTGCTACGCCGGTAGAATTTGCTAA